DNA from Synechococcus sp. CBW1108:
CACCGAACCGAGCGCCAGCCTTTTCATCTGCGAGGAGCAGATCCCCCTTGAGGCCGATGGCACCTTCCGGGTGCAGGTGCCCTTCCGCGATGGGCAGCAGCTCTATCCGATCCGCGCCGTCGCCGCCGATGGCGAACAGGAACGCGCGATCCGGATGGAGTTCCAGCGCCGTACTCCCGAGGCGCGGGTGAACAGCCGGGAAGGGGCCCAGCTGGCCTGGTTCTGAACATCAACCCAGGGCGGTGATTGCCCCCGTTTGGGGGCATCGCCGATGGTCCAGAAGGAAGAGACTGAGATCAATGAAAAACGGAGGTCCGTCATAATGGACTTCAACGATTGCCTGGGTCGCACCTGCCTGAAATGGAGCGCTGACGGCGAACTCACTTCTGTGGATCTGCTCCTGGTGCTGGAGCGTCTTGCCCAGGTCGACCAAGAGGTGACGGGCCTGAGCACCGCCAGCCTCGATCGCCAGCCCTGTGCCTCGATTAGCTGAAGGCTTTCCTCCGGCAGATGCAGAACATTCCAGGTGAATACAACTGAGCCCGATCAAGGCCGCCGTTCCTAGGCTCGTATCACTCCGAGAAGGGGTTTCCATGTCCACAATTGATCTGCCGGCCTCCCAGGCCGAAAATTCTTCTGCTGCAGCCCTGCACCAGCTCAAGGAGTTGCTGAAGCGCGATGCCGCGTTTGCCCAGGCTCTGGGCGCCACCGCCTCCACAGGGGCTGCGGTCAAGCTGGCCGCTGAGCACTGCATCGTTGTGACCCCCGAGGCGCTCTGGCGTCATCGCGGCACCCTGGTCAGCGGCGGCCTGCCCACCTGGCGGGGCTGAGGAGGTTGGGCTGGAGCAATCGTCCCCATCCGGGGGGATCGCTCCAGCCCCATCTGGGGTCATCGTGGCTGACTCCGCTCTGGAGTCCGCCATGACCCACGGCAACCCGTCGCACCCAGCAGCTCCGGTGGAGGATCGTGACCGCTTGGGAGATGAGAGCGGCGCTCAGCGAGCCCAGGAGAGCTCAGTGTTCAACCAACTGCAGCGCACGCGGCAATGGGAAGCCGATAGCACCCACCTGCTTAGGCCAGCGGCGTTTCACGCCTGGGGGGCCCCAGGTTGGGTAGTGACTCAGTAGGGCGCCTGCTCGGCGTAGGTCTCGATCGTGCAGTCCGAGGCGGCGGTAATGCCCCCGCTGTGGCTGGTGAATCAGCTGCCGATCAGGCCGCCGCGCTCGGGCACAACCCGCAGCAGGTCTCCGCTGGTGGGATCGCTGAACTCCCAATGGGGATAGGGATGGTCGGGCTGACTAAGGGGCAAGGTGGTCAGTGCCAATAGGAGTCGAGCCCACTTTGGCCACCAGCCATCGCCTGGATTGAAATGCTCTTTCGCCCCTTTTCGGCGCCCCAGCCACTCGTCTCGGAGAGCATTACCTTCCGCTGCCTCCCCTGCCATGCGATCCTCCATACGCCGCCAGCTGCTGCACCTCGCCACCGATCTCTCGGCCCTGGCGGCGAACCCCGACGACCTGGGCCATGGCTTCGATCTGCTCACCCGCAGCTATGCCACGCCGGTGGCGGAGGCCGCCCGCGCCGCCCTGCGCCGCAACCCGGCGATCGCACCGCTGATCCGCGAGCGCTACTGGGGGCGCTGGCCCAGCCAGACGGAGCTGCTGGGGCTGCCTGCGGAGAGCCTCGGCCATGCCTACGCCAGCTGGTTCGCCGGTGCCGGCAGCCAGCCGCTGCCCGATCCGGTGCTGCAGGCCGGCAGCGATGGCGACGACACCTGGCTGCACCAACGGGTGCGCCGCACCCACGACCTCTGGCATGTGGTGTGCGGCTGCCCGCCCACGGCGGCCGGGGAAGCGGCGATGAGCGCCGTCAACGTGATGCAGCTGCGCTGGCCCGGTAGCGCCATGCTGCTGGGGGCCGATCTGCTGCACCGTTGCCTGGAAGGTCCGGCCGCCGGTGAGGTGAACGTGGGGCAGGCGGCGGCCTACGGCCTGGAGCTGGGCCGCGTCTGCGCACCGCTGCTGGCCCAGCGCTGGGAGGAGGGCTGGGATCGGCCTCTGGCCGACTGGCGGAAACAGCTGGGCATCACGGAGCTGGTGAAACTTTCCCCGTTCAGGGGGGAGATGTCTCGGGCTTGAACGGCAGCAGCTGGCGCATCAACAGCGGCTGCAGCACCAGATCTGCCAGCACCACCACGAACAGCAACGCCAACAGCTGCGCCCCCAGCGGCTCCGCCAGCTCCGGGGCGACGCCGCGCAGGTGCGGCAGCTCCTCAGTCATTGACACCGCTAAGGCCAAGGGCACTGCCGCCCTCAGCCCGCAACCGGCAACGACCAAGCGATCCCTCCAGGGGAAGCGGCCGGACGGCAGCAGCAGCGACACCGCCAAGAACCTCGCCAGCGGCACCACGATCGCCAACGCCAGCCCCAACGGCAACACCATGAGCAACGCCGCGGGCTGCACCAGCAGGCCGAGCAAAAGCAGCACCGTGATTTCAGCGGCGGTGTTCAGCGGATGCATCACCCGGCCC
Protein-coding regions in this window:
- a CDS encoding Coq4 family protein → MRSSIRRQLLHLATDLSALAANPDDLGHGFDLLTRSYATPVAEAARAALRRNPAIAPLIRERYWGRWPSQTELLGLPAESLGHAYASWFAGAGSQPLPDPVLQAGSDGDDTWLHQRVRRTHDLWHVVCGCPPTAAGEAAMSAVNVMQLRWPGSAMLLGADLLHRCLEGPAAGEVNVGQAAAYGLELGRVCAPLLAQRWEEGWDRPLADWRKQLGITELVKLSPFRGEMSRA